A stretch of Coregonus clupeaformis isolate EN_2021a unplaced genomic scaffold, ASM2061545v1 scaf0135, whole genome shotgun sequence DNA encodes these proteins:
- the LOC121531532 gene encoding carboxypeptidase A1: MLVAENPNLVSKIVSGQNFEGRPLNVLNIMTDPILTAILDKMDIFLEIMVNPDGYYYTHTTNHIWRKTRKPNPGSSCIGIDPNRNWDAGIRSPGASNSPCSETYRGPKAHSESEVKSIVDFVKSHGNLKAFVSIQSYSQMLLYPYGYTTTPCKDQSELHNLARKAITDLASLYGTSYRYGSIINTIYQASGGTIDWTYNQGIKYSYTFELRDTGRYGFILPANQILPTAKETWLALMAIMEHTKDNTN, encoded by the exons ATGCTGGTGGCTGAGAACCCCAACCTGGTCAGCAAGATCGTGTCTGGCCAGAACTTTGAGGGCCGCCCTCTGAATGTGCTCAAT ATTATGACTGACCCCATCCTCACGGCCATTTTGGACAAGATGGACATCTTTCTGGAGATCATGGTCAACCCTGATGGTTACTACTACACCCATACTACT AACCATATATGGCGTAAGACCAGGAAGCCCAACCCTGGCTCTTCCTGcattggaattgaccccaacaggAACTGGGATGCTGGTATTAGAA GTCCTGGTGCCAGTAACAGCCCCTGCTCTGAGACTTACCGCGGACCCAAGGCTCACTCTGAGTCTGAGGTCAAGTCCATCGTGGACTTTGTCAAGTCTCACGGCAACCTGAAGGCCTTCGTGTCCATCCAATCCTACTCCCAGATGCTCCTCTACCCCTACGGTTACACCACGACCCCCTGCAAGGACCAGAGCGAACTG CACAACCTGGCCAGGAAGGCTATCACTGATCTGGCTTCCCTGTATGGAACTTCCTACAGATACGGAAGCATAATCAACACCATCT ATCAGGCTAGCGGTGGTACCATTGACTGGACCTACAACCAGGGCATCAAGTACTCCTACACCTTTGAGCTGAGAGACACTGGTCGCTATGGTTTCATCCTGCCTGCCAATCAGATCCTCCCTACTGCCAAGGAGACTTGGCTGGCTCTGATGGCCATCATGGAGCATACCAAGGACAACACAAACTAG